TCCAGGCTGAGGTTAAGTATTTTAAGATTAATATTAAGATCATATACACTTGTTGCCTTGCATAATTTTAAGATTTGGCAGCGATAAACTTACTAGAATAAATTATAGCCTAATAGACATCTAgaaaattatattatacatCAAGGCTTTTATTCAAGAGCCGTGCTTAAAAAATGACCATCCGCGAATGTACTTATGCCCGCCTACCGCTGTCTGTGATTGGTAGAATGAAGTGTCAGTAGAAGGATTTGGGTACGCTGAGAAGAGGTCTTATGAGAAGACAGCGGCGTCTTCGGGGCTTGTAGGGCTGAAGGAATAGTCGCACGGAAGTACAGCACAGGTGTTCAGCTGCCGTATGAGTTTCGCAGTGTCACTGTCGTCACCTCTCGATCACTCTGTCAAATAGGAGAAAgagatttaaaacagaaaaaggaatGCTTTGCTTTCGTTTGGCTGACATGTGGGGCTACTGTGGTGTTTCGTGTCGGCGCTACTAAACCCGGCTGGTGGAGGTAAGAGGCTTTTATTCAGTGGGGAGATATCCGTTCGGCTAACATCTTACTAGAGCTAGCTAAGCTGGGTTAGCGCTATTGGCCGTTATGGAACTGAATGACCGTTACGACCGTTACGACGTTATcttagctggctagctactaACTCGCCGCTGCCGGTTCGGATTCACCGCTCCTCATTCCCAAAGGCAGCGTTCACCTCCTTTATTCGCtgcacacttttaaaaaataattgattgCTTCTCGTCGtgacatttgtaaatataaaaaggCATTCGAagctaataaaaatatatttattttgtaatatattatttCCATTCATTCCAAGTGTATACATTCATATCAGTATGTACATGTTTTTAAGGATACGTTTCTACTGtaaatgaaacctttttttttaacctcttgaTGATTTTATACTTCCATTGAGAACAAGGCCCACTCAGGAATAGTGCAGACAAATGAATCAGAAGAAAATAATAACAGATCAGGTTTAAGAGGTTTAATGACCACAGTCCAGACAAATAAgaattttcaattaaaaaaacctCTCTGAGGAAAATGTATTCGTACCACAGAAATGGCAAAATGGGACACTGAGCAATAGTGGACACAGATAAATGAATACAAGAGGTATGTTTCAGGGACATTTCTGATGGCTTTATGTACTATGCAGCACATAAAAGTTAACAAGTGAAAAGAGGTTCtgtcatgttaaaaaaaaacaacaacaacaacaaaaaaccaaccTGGTTTTGCACTGGCCAAAGATGATTTCACACCTCGATGCTAACTGGCAACAGGGTCATTAAAGTcctcaaaatgtatttcagtttcTTATTCAACTGCCATTATGCCATATTGCTCAGTGTTCCACGTTGCCAGTTGTGATATATATTACCATCAGTCAGATTAAAATCAAATTCTCCTCATATTTGTTCCTTGTTGAAAAATTCTCATTTGTCTGACCTGTGGCCATTAAAACTCAACCCTGATCTGTTATTTCTTcttctgatttatttgtgtgtactaTCCTTACGTTTTCCTTCGAATTAGCtgcagtatatatattttacaaaatgaatATTAGGTTTTGATctcatttttcatatttgcaaTGTCAGGATGACAAACAATTAATTCTTCGCTCATTTATGACCACGGCATCATTACATAAAGTGAGCAGCAAATATGCCATGGGAGCACTCCCTTTACAAAAAAGGAACAACTTCAGCCACCACATAAGAAGCTGTGAATTAGTAGCCAAACAATTCAGAAGCTAAGAATAAGTAACTAAGTGTATACAGTGTAAACCACTAACTTCACACAGTTCCTCCACTGTCAAATGTGAATCAGGTGCAAAATAATTTGTtctagattttttaaaattaacctACATACTAACACTGATTTGTTGTGTATTTCATTGGCTGAAAATAAAACTTGGCAAACCTTCATCCATCTCTTCAGGCTCAAGACTCTCCACAGGATGGATGGTTCTTTCTCGGCCATGGACGTCCTCATGTCCAACTTCACGCGCAGGGAAGAGCTCACATTTCTCGCCCCTCCCGCTATGTCCATTGATGAGCTTTTCCCTGCGCTCCTTGAGTGTTTTGGAATCATCCTGTGCGGATACGCGGCTGGCCGTGCCAACATCATCACATCCACACAAGCAAAAGGCCTGGGAAACTTTGTGTCAAAGTTCGCCCTGCCGGCTCTGCTGTTTAAGAATATGGTGCAGTTAGATTTCGGGAATGTCATTTGGCCATTTCTTTGGAGCATCCTGGTGGCCAAACTGGGGGTTTTCTTTCTTGTATGTGTACTGACATTGTTGGTGGCTAGTAAGGAAAGCCGATTCTCCAAAGCTGGACTTTACTCCATATTTGCAACTCAAAGTAACGACTTTGCACTGGGATATCCTATAGGTGAGTAAGGTGTCTTTGCACTGGGATGTCCTATAGGTGAGTTAACTGTCTTTGCACTGGGATGTCCTATAGGTGAGTAAGGTGTCTTTTAAGTCGACTGCACATCACACCTTGACACAAGTTGAGTATTCTAAAAGTAaaaactttttaatgttttttgtaagTGACCTAGATGCCGTTTGTTCAGGTGTGTGACACCAGCGTACCGCTGTGATATTGCGTGATATTGACACAGGTGGTAGTGCTTGCACCATGTCTGTACTGGGTACGACTAGTAAATCcatttggcttgtttgtttgatcCGAGGCTTATACTAGTTTAGATTGGACTGAATCCAGCAAAATACACATTTGCAATGTGAATGCTCATTTTTATGCTTCCACTTAAATGGTAATAGATGTTATTGGggatctttttttcagtttaacacTACTTGTTGCTCCTTCAGCTAAGAAAAACTACTGTGGCTTTATTTACAGCTGAAGCACTATACagaaacactcacccagagtACCTGCAGTACATATACTTGGTGGCTCCGGTCTCCCTGATCATGCTGAATCCGATTGGCTTCGTGTTCTGTGAGGTCCAGAAGTGGAGGGCCGATCCAGGGCCGCAGCAGAGGAAGCTGCACGTGGTCCGGGTGGTGCTCCTGCAGGTGCTGCGGAACCCCATCGTCTTCATGGTGTTTATCGGGATTGCGGCACATTTCCTGCTGGGCCAGAAGATCCCGCCCTTCATGGAGGGGTTCGTGGACGGCTTGGCCAACTCGTTCGGAGGGGCGGCACTCTTCTACCTGGGTGTGACCATGGTGGGGCAGCTGAGGAAGCTGACCAGATCCACCCTGGTGGCCCTGATACTGCTCATCACCGCCAAACTGTGAGTGTGTCCTGATGGGCAGTGCGTGGATGGTGCGGTTAGTGCAGCAGCCCGATCACATGCTGGCCTCCAGAAATAACAGTTACACTGAATGCCCAGCTGCTAGCGTTTGATTTTGGATGTAAAGTTGCACACGTCCTCCTTTCTTCAGtgtttcctctttcctcttatTTGCTATtaagacacaaagaagaaatTTCCAggattttttctttgtttcagtaATGTGCATAACTTCTTCAAAAATGAAAGGTCACTTGTTTTGATTGAGCTTTGATTGAGTTTTCATAGATCATCATTTTCAAAGATGAGATAAACAACACATGCTTTTTATAGATGAGTGTTCTTCCTAAGCTTTCCTTGTAAGTGTGTTATCCATCTGTCAGCATTTTTGCTGGAGTGTTattctgttttgtctttgtgcatCAATAAGCTTTATTGAGTGACTTGCTTGTTCTCCACCCAGACAGAAGTCgtcctcttcctgtttttttcctgtagtTGTCTGTGGGTTGTGGGTTCACAGGTTCTGCTGGCTTTCTACTGTGGTACTTTTTGTAAAATTAACACCTTTTAATTGTACTATAGCACATTTAAATACAGATTTTAATCATAATCCTCAAACTATCCAGTTCTCATAGATTATTCCTCTGTGTTCTTGTTCTCTACATGTATTAGTAATGTTTTGACTACATGAATCTGCCCTTTGGTGGCTAACCAGATATGTCTGGCTGCTTCATGCTTCGGCATTCTAATGGCTTCATAAAGCAAGTTGGGGCGTGCATTAGAAGGGCAGCCTTGTTCCTCTCCACAGAGGGTAATTCCCTCAGATCTGTAACTTTCCAGCTTGGTTATGTCTGTGTGACCCTGTGCTTCACTGGAAAACTCCCATCTGTTTGTCAGATGACCATTGTAAATGAAAACAGTAATTTTGGGGACTTCCTTGCTGACAGTTTGTTGATGATGCTAATATTGTAGTGTAAGATGACAAGACTCAGAACCTAGAATCAAACCCAGGATAAAAGCCAAAAAGCCAAAgtccatctttgtgtgtgtgtgtgtgtgtgtgtgtgtgtgtccctcagaCTGGTGATGCCATTGTTTTGTAGAGGTATGGTGGAGGTGTTGGACCATGGTAACCTCAGCTCTCTAAATCACAGCAGTCTGTCTAACTATGCCTTTCTGTACGGCCTCTTCCCAACTGCCCCCAGTGTGGCTATATATGCTGCCCACTACAGCATGGAACTCCAGGTGGTAAGTGGCAGGGTTTGGTGTGTTGAGCAGACATGAGGGGGGAAGTCAAGGCTAAAGTTTCTGGCCAAAGCCGTCGTTGACTTCAGCTGGAAATATTCATGCTTGGGAAGGCCAGTTTTTCCATCGCGTTATCTCTGAGCTTGGCTCACTGTAGCTAAAGTGCTTAGACTGCAGTAAATGACAAACACTTGGGGTGTAATGCGTATTGTACgaaccaaataaaaaatatacactTAAACAACCAccactttattctttttttctcgtGGCAAGGGAAGGTGCTACGTCATTGTATATCGCGGTATGATggccagttgtgtgtgtgaagtgtctGAGTTGACATTGTGTGACCTCTGATTGGGCCTGACCCCGTCCTCCAGGTGACCGCGGGAATGGTGATCAGCACCTTCCTCTCGGCTCCCATCATGTACGTGTCCGCCTGGCTCCTGACCATCTCTGGGATGGACCCCAAACGCCTGGCATCTGCGCTGCACAGTACCAGCCTCAACATCAGCATCGTCAGTCTCATCGCACTGGTGAGAGGAAACGTCCTCTTTCACTTCCTACTCTCTCATTTCTCCTTCTTATTACTTCTCTTTCTtcctatttgtttttttaagctttGTTGTAACGCTGTTTCGCAAATGTCTGAAACGGCCAGTTTTTCCACAGCTCATACGGGTTTAGACTGCTCTAACCCAGGCTAATATTATGGGATTAACATAATTACAGAAGCAGCAGTAAGTCACCAGACACTGTTCTGCTGTGGTTGCGCTGGATTAAGGACAAACTAccagaaaaatataaaacaaaacttaaTAAACTGACTTGGAGCaacaaagtgaaaaagaatGATAATTACATAGATGTCAGGCCGAAGTGGGTAGAAAGTAGTGGCACAGCCAAGATCAAATGTTTAGAGGGCTTGTAGTGGGGTGTTTCTAATTTAAGGGCCGTGAACACTGTGTTCAACATCGATGGATATACGCTTCCTCTTTCTGCTGTCCCTGGAGCCCTCAGCTGTAAACGAAACCAGGAGACACAAAGCGTCGCCTGTAAATACATGAATAAGTGCACTTAAGAAGCAAGCGTCCTCCCCCTGCCTAAATGGTCCAGGCCGAGCTGCAGTGACCCATCACCTGGGTGTTCCTCCTGTGGCTGTTGCTGGATTTCTCTACTGCCATGCAGGAACATACAgcttgttttgcatgtttgcacagGAAGCAATGATAATTGCATCAAGAACAGAAGAACCTGAAATACCTGCATGTGTTGCAgtggttgtgtttctctgtccgTAAGCAAGTGTGAAGCAATTATTTTTAGCGTAACCTCATGTCATGTCTCCCAGTacccaaaacaaatgtaatttctgTGGATGGctaattgtgtttatttgtttgtttttcaggtgtGGTGCGTGATTGTCGGTGTGATGAGTAAAAAATTCCGCAGACTTCCTCATATGTTTACACTAAATTTATTTGTGGCACAGGTGAGGCACTGGACGACGTCAGTGATACACACActgattctcacacacacacacagcattgccTGCTACTCTATTCCTGAATGGTTATCACATCAGAACAAAATGGGCTTCATTCTACTTATATGattcataaataataatgtgttcTTATGTTCTGCATATTTCCCCCacagatgggtgtgtgtgtgggtatgattGCTTGGAACTTTGTGGTGTTTAAAGACAATTTCGCAGGCCAGGTGTTGACCTTTACTCTGCTGTATGGCTCCCTCTACAGCACCTACATTTGGCCAGgtaaaactttttaaatgtgcacatgtagtttttgtgtttttacctgAGCATGCACAACAAAATACCACTATGGCCATGAACTGTGAGTTGAGCGCCATGTATTGGTCAGTATGACCACATGCTCAGACCTCTACACCTGTCCTCCTTTTGGCTGTGGTCGGCGTTTGATAGTTCTGCTGTCGTTATGTCAGGCCTGATGGCGCTGTCGCTGTTCCTGCTGAGCAGGAATGAGGAGCTGAGCATTCAGCCTGGTCTGCTGGTGATTGCTGGTTGGGGGTGAGTGGCCTTTTTCACCTGTAGAGCTGCAGTAAGCCACAGCTTTTTTACACGCTCTGCACCtgaacacatttacagtatCTATAGATTACCACTAACACCCACTCTCTGCGCTGGCGATGTTATCGTTCATCGCATTGTTTTCCTGTGGGCATCGTCATATGCCAGTTAGGTAGACAGCCCTAGCTAAGGCCTAGCTAAGACAGCCCTAGCTAACACCATTCTATACCTGCTccaccaggtgagctacagttGGGTTACATGTGCTTTGGGTGCAAGTCTTCCCTCACATTGTACCCAGGTAGGGAAAAGCATAGGCACGTTTGTGCACTCCTGAATGTCTGCGTCTCCTCCTGGCAGGGTGCCAGGGGTCGCGGTGAGCATCCTGCTCATGGTGGGAGAGAGGGGGCCACACACCATCGACTCCGCCTTCTTTTACGGCACCTCACAGGTAAAGGAGTCTGAACTCTTGCTTTTAGCTTGTGCTGTGCGAGATGAAAACTTCCCCCACAGGCAAAGAGCCATGACTTCCTCTTAAACTTTATGAACTCAGCCTGGTGCTGAAAGCTAAGAGCTGTCGTTCACCAGTCGATATTGCACGCAGAACCTGTTTCAAGTAGAGCATGAATGAACCCTGACCCAAATCCTCTGTGGTGACTGGTGCAATAGCTATGGGTTTGCAGAACCCACTTCAACTGAGCATCATGTGAAACGTGCCATTTGTCAAGTGAAATGtgccttaaaataattttctcgCGCACAGGCCTGGGTTTCACAAGCTTTagtctccctctgt
This region of Electrophorus electricus isolate fEleEle1 chromosome 2, fEleEle1.pri, whole genome shotgun sequence genomic DNA includes:
- the gpr155a gene encoding integral membrane protein GPR155 isoform X1, whose protein sequence is MDGSFSAMDVLMSNFTRREELTFLAPPAMSIDELFPALLECFGIILCGYAAGRANIITSTQAKGLGNFVSKFALPALLFKNMVQLDFGNVIWPFLWSILVAKLGVFFLVCVLTLLVASKESRFSKAGLYSIFATQSNDFALGYPIAEALYRNTHPEYLQYIYLVAPVSLIMLNPIGFVFCEVQKWRADPGPQQRKLHVVRVVLLQVLRNPIVFMVFIGIAAHFLLGQKIPPFMEGFVDGLANSFGGAALFYLGVTMVGQLRKLTRSTLVALILLITAKLLVMPLFCRGMVEVLDHGNLSSLNHSSLSNYAFLYGLFPTAPSVAIYAAHYSMELQVVTAGMVISTFLSAPIMYVSAWLLTISGMDPKRLASALHSTSLNISIVSLIALVWCVIVGVMSKKFRRLPHMFTLNLFVAQMGVCVGMIAWNFVVFKDNFAGQVLTFTLLYGSLYSTYIWPGLMALSLFLLSRNEELSIQPGLLVIAGWGVPGVAVSILLMVGERGPHTIDSAFFYGTSQMVCTVAVLCGGIAVVGVSLMMLSRGTHDYQALGQGALYGTQEDPRPDRTILAQSSIEQISIEDSISRGCQQCDCNGVCARTMPDMAIGDHVKDTPSVQMAGPCGNLCDASRCLLAEEEEKRQSADRQTARHVVLCLLLAVGLLANLSSCLWWLFSSIPGTLYLELQFFCAVVNFGQGFISFGIFGLDKHLIILPFKKRLANLRQAQGQDPAGPSDVSGEVRLTCSQFLRYHKQKCVQDIVHKKRCGGQRVTETFLGSEMVLWLQTVGLASDQGEALLYGSRLLEGGVIHHITHDYSFQDDNLHYRFAEENVPNH
- the gpr155a gene encoding integral membrane protein GPR155 isoform X2; protein product: MDGSFSAMDVLMSNFTRREELTFLAPPAMSIDELFPALLECFGIILCGYAAGRANIITSTQAKGLGNFVSKFALPALLFKNMVQLDFGNVIWPFLWSILVAKLGVFFLVCVLTLLVASKESRFSKAGLYSIFATQSNDFALGYPIAEALYRNTHPEYLQYIYLVAPVSLIMLNPIGFVFCEVQKWRADPGPQQRKLHVVRVVLLQVLRNPIVFMVFIGIAAHFLLGQKIPPFMEGFVDGLANSFGGAALFYLGVTMVGQLRKLTRSTLVALILLITAKLLVMPLFCRGMVEVLDHGNLSSLNHSSLSNYAFLYGLFPTAPSVAIYAAHYSMELQVVTAGMVISTFLSAPIMYVSAWLLTISGMDPKRLASALHSTSLNISIVSLIALVWCVIVGVMSKKFRRLPHMFTLNLFVAQMGVCVGMIAWNFVVFKDNFAGQVLTFTLLYGSLYSTYIWPGLMALSLFLLSRNEELSIQPGLLVIAGWGVPGVAVSILLMVGERGPHTIDSAFFYGTSQMVCTVAVLCGGIAVVGVSLMMLSRGTHDYQALGQGALYGTQEDPRPDRTILAQSSIEQISIEDSISRGCQQCDCNGVCARTMPDMAIGDHVKDTPSVQMGPCGNLCDASRCLLAEEEEKRQSADRQTARHVVLCLLLAVGLLANLSSCLWWLFSSIPGTLYLELQFFCAVVNFGQGFISFGIFGLDKHLIILPFKKRLANLRQAQGQDPAGPSDVSGEVRLTCSQFLRYHKQKCVQDIVHKKRCGGQRVTETFLGSEMVLWLQTVGLASDQGEALLYGSRLLEGGVIHHITHDYSFQDDNLHYRFAEENVPNH